In a single window of the Litorilituus sediminis genome:
- a CDS encoding Fur family transcriptional regulator has translation MNNLTEHLCAAEQQCLQHGGKLTEKRKYVLSILLQADKALSAYEIIETYNTECNEKMAPMSAYRILEYLERMHLAHKINLANKFVACAHIGHQQNHHAAQFLFCQQCQKVTEMPMSTNVYQELTNEVEQSGFQLCSEQIELTCLCQACR, from the coding sequence ATGAATAACTTAACTGAGCATTTATGCGCTGCTGAGCAACAATGCCTGCAACATGGCGGTAAACTGACCGAAAAACGAAAATACGTTTTATCTATTTTACTTCAAGCAGATAAAGCGCTTTCAGCCTACGAAATAATCGAAACCTATAATACTGAATGTAATGAAAAAATGGCGCCAATGTCAGCCTACAGAATACTCGAATATCTCGAACGTATGCATTTAGCTCACAAAATAAATCTTGCCAATAAATTTGTTGCTTGCGCGCATATTGGTCATCAACAAAATCACCATGCCGCGCAATTTTTATTTTGCCAACAATGTCAAAAAGTAACAGAAATGCCAATGAGCACAAATGTCTATCAAGAGTTAACCAATGAAGTTGAACAATCAGGCTTTCAGTTATGCTCAGAACAAATCGAATTGACTTGCCTTTGTCAGGCATGCCGATAA
- a CDS encoding MerC domain-containing protein has product MNFNSLFIDKLAISISGLCVAHCLLFPVLVALLPNLLSLGIDPEFFHQWMIIFVIPTSIFALTLGCKKHGRITIIATGLVGLSCLLLAFALGANLLGEVGEKLLTLIGGLIIAYAHFNNYKSCQHHDKCAH; this is encoded by the coding sequence ATGAATTTTAATTCCCTTTTTATCGACAAACTTGCCATTAGCATTTCTGGGCTCTGTGTTGCTCACTGCCTGTTATTTCCGGTATTAGTAGCTTTATTGCCGAACTTATTAAGTTTAGGTATTGACCCTGAATTTTTTCACCAATGGATGATAATTTTCGTTATTCCTACCAGCATTTTTGCGTTAACCTTAGGCTGCAAAAAGCACGGCCGCATTACCATTATTGCCACAGGATTAGTTGGCCTGAGCTGCCTATTATTAGCGTTTGCTTTAGGTGCAAATCTTTTAGGTGAAGTGGGTGAGAAACTGCTCACCCTAATTGGCGGGCTAATTATTGCCTATGCACATTTCAACAATTACAAATCATGCCAGCACCATGACAAATGCGCGCATTAA
- a CDS encoding GGDEF domain-containing protein, whose protein sequence is MKRLKQLMLLGTQDMVKSNAEKLKITNLVALVTCVIASLYTSYFYFVLGQNKLTLLNIGFVFSYGITLYLSAKGFVCAAKSWFLSVLMVHIFILTLVVFTPAAGFHFYYLLLPPGVLLLFEDKDNLAKNTLMFTGVVLFFICDLLGNSSPLIALTADAEKALFLSTIFVVMVEVYFIMLIFSRAIARNEARLQELATLDVLTGVKNRRSFIELGEALIARTQRYQRPLTLLLFDVDHFKRINDTHGHLIGDKALKIIAQTLEKNLRSSDTIARYGGEEFVVLLPETKSGEAIKLANHLIDKIQQVNINIDQDTSIHCTVSIGLAEFNEATPSLMALVHCADIALYQAKKLGRNQVVTYTDRFEDSIKTC, encoded by the coding sequence ATGAAACGACTAAAGCAACTAATGCTGTTAGGTACTCAAGATATGGTGAAATCTAATGCTGAAAAGCTCAAGATCACTAACTTGGTTGCCCTAGTAACTTGTGTCATTGCTTCCCTATATACCAGTTATTTTTATTTTGTTTTAGGGCAAAACAAACTTACTTTGCTTAATATTGGCTTTGTTTTTAGCTACGGCATCACTTTATATCTGTCAGCGAAAGGCTTTGTCTGTGCAGCAAAAAGCTGGTTTCTCAGTGTGCTTATGGTGCATATATTTATTCTCACCTTAGTGGTGTTTACACCCGCAGCTGGCTTTCATTTTTATTACTTACTTTTACCGCCCGGCGTATTATTACTATTTGAGGATAAAGATAATTTAGCCAAGAACACCTTAATGTTCACTGGCGTTGTACTCTTCTTTATTTGCGACTTATTGGGTAATAGCAGCCCATTAATAGCATTGACCGCAGATGCCGAAAAGGCACTTTTTCTTTCTACCATTTTCGTAGTTATGGTAGAAGTTTACTTTATTATGCTAATTTTTAGCCGAGCTATCGCCCGTAATGAAGCAAGGCTGCAGGAGCTAGCAACCCTAGATGTATTAACCGGAGTAAAAAATCGCCGTAGTTTTATTGAGCTAGGTGAAGCCCTTATTGCCAGAACTCAACGTTACCAAAGACCTTTGACACTATTACTTTTCGATGTTGATCACTTTAAACGTATTAATGATACTCACGGACACCTCATAGGAGATAAAGCCCTTAAAATCATCGCTCAAACGCTTGAAAAAAATCTACGTAGCAGCGATACCATCGCCAGATACGGTGGCGAAGAGTTTGTAGTGCTATTACCTGAAACTAAATCTGGCGAAGCAATAAAGTTAGCAAATCACTTAATTGATAAAATTCAGCAAGTTAACATTAATATTGACCAAGATACTAGTATTCATTGTACCGTCAGTATTGGCCTAGCTGAATTCAATGAGGCAACGCCATCACTTATGGCACTGGTGCATTGTGCTGATATTGCCCTTTATCAGGCTAAAAAACTAGGGCGTAATCAAGTTGTCACTTATACAGACAGGTTTGAAGATAGCATTAAAACTTGCTGA
- a CDS encoding CHASE3 domain-containing protein — translation MKYNIKQWTNTFFTLVLLLSIINISIFLYGQHKDQESEYWIIHTHTVIQVSTELLSYLKDAETGQRGFLLTNDTHYLAPYNSGITDALATLEQLKELTADNPAQQQRLIKLKTLIDAKFTELQQTIDLAKQGNHSKALNLVKTDLGKNIMNNMRQLLAEFVEVEQALLKHRSDYHQSFKVQSRNINFATMVILIVTLLSMAFFLRRKVIHPITTLSQNAVDFSQDYKTIQSQESNLEEIQQLSTAFKSMSEDISYSMHTLTIQKSLLEKANNAKSDFLANMSHEIRTPINSIYGGLQLLKQRQYTESQEYKDLVNQSLFACKSLLTIINDILDFSKIEAGKLKLESIHFNFEKIVNQLIQTLTSEANHKNIKLQAIRDDNFIDGWLGDPVRVQQICLNLLSNSVKFTPKGSVELRYGTVEFAHRNCLHIQVKDTGIGMSPDALARLFTRFEQADNSITRKFGGTGLGVAITKQLIELMDGTLQVNSELNKGTEFNIYLPLEQNQTTSVDEQELNNIKVPNLAGVSLVLAEDNRINQTIFKAMMKDSQARIYIANNGEEAIAQTKLHSPELIFMDIQMPIMDGISAFREIKKHWPHIPVIALTANVMASDIKQYKSEGFHNYLAKPIEVSKLYGFLTRYINT, via the coding sequence GTGAAATACAATATTAAGCAATGGACTAATACTTTTTTTACTCTCGTGTTGCTACTCAGCATTATTAATATATCAATCTTTTTATACGGCCAACACAAAGATCAAGAAAGTGAATATTGGATTATTCATACCCATACTGTGATTCAAGTTAGTACTGAATTACTAAGTTATCTTAAAGATGCCGAAACAGGCCAACGAGGTTTCTTGCTCACCAATGACACTCACTATTTAGCACCATATAATTCCGGCATTACTGATGCATTAGCCACACTTGAGCAACTTAAAGAGTTAACAGCTGACAATCCTGCTCAACAACAACGTTTAATAAAGCTCAAAACCCTTATTGATGCAAAGTTTACCGAGTTACAACAAACCATAGATTTAGCCAAGCAAGGAAATCACAGCAAGGCACTTAACCTAGTAAAAACCGACCTTGGCAAAAATATTATGAATAACATGCGTCAGTTACTTGCCGAGTTTGTCGAGGTAGAGCAGGCATTACTTAAACACAGAAGTGATTATCATCAATCCTTTAAAGTTCAAAGTCGAAACATTAATTTTGCCACTATGGTTATTTTAATTGTCACCTTATTATCCATGGCCTTTTTCCTTAGAAGAAAAGTGATACATCCTATAACCACCTTGAGCCAAAACGCCGTAGATTTTAGCCAAGATTATAAAACCATACAGAGCCAAGAAAGCAACCTAGAGGAAATACAACAACTATCAACAGCCTTTAAAAGCATGAGTGAAGATATCAGTTACTCTATGCACACTTTAACAATTCAAAAAAGTCTGTTAGAAAAAGCTAACAATGCCAAAAGCGATTTTTTAGCCAATATGAGCCATGAAATACGCACACCAATTAATAGTATTTATGGTGGTTTACAGCTATTAAAACAAAGACAATATACAGAGAGTCAGGAATATAAAGACTTAGTCAATCAATCCTTATTTGCTTGTAAATCACTGTTAACCATAATCAATGATATTTTAGACTTTTCCAAAATAGAAGCAGGAAAACTCAAGCTAGAATCAATTCATTTCAATTTTGAAAAAATCGTCAATCAACTTATCCAAACGCTAACATCTGAAGCAAACCACAAAAACATAAAGCTTCAGGCGATAAGAGACGACAACTTTATTGATGGTTGGTTAGGCGACCCGGTAAGAGTTCAACAAATATGCCTGAACTTATTATCTAACAGCGTAAAATTCACCCCAAAAGGCTCAGTTGAATTACGTTATGGTACGGTAGAATTTGCTCATAGAAATTGCCTACATATTCAAGTGAAAGACACAGGTATAGGTATGTCGCCCGACGCTTTAGCTAGGTTATTTACGCGCTTTGAACAGGCTGATAATTCAATCACAAGAAAGTTTGGTGGCACAGGCTTAGGTGTTGCTATAACCAAACAATTAATTGAGCTTATGGACGGCACACTGCAAGTAAACAGTGAGCTAAATAAAGGCACAGAATTTAATATTTACCTGCCGCTAGAGCAAAATCAAACTACAAGCGTTGATGAGCAAGAGCTTAATAACATAAAAGTACCAAATTTAGCTGGCGTTAGCCTTGTCTTAGCAGAAGATAACCGAATTAATCAGACCATATTTAAGGCCATGATGAAAGATAGCCAAGCAAGGATTTATATTGCTAATAACGGCGAAGAAGCGATAGCACAAACTAAATTACATTCACCGGAACTTATCTTTATGGATATTCAAATGCCAATAATGGATGGCATAAGTGCATTTAGGGAAATAAAAAAACACTGGCCGCATATTCCAGTTATTGCCTTAACCGCCAATGTAATGGCGTCTGATATAAAACAATATAAAAGCGAAGGTTTTCACAATTATTTAGCTAAACCCATTGAAGTAAGCAAGCTGTATGGTTTCTTAACCCGCTACATCAATACTTAA
- a CDS encoding vWA domain-containing protein, which produces MLINFFQGLKKHEIPVTIKELLDLISALEQHLVFADIDEFYYLSRTILVKDEKYFDRFDRAFSQCFTELANIDDIIEALIPEDWLRAELIKQLSEEEKAKIDSLGGLEKLLETLKKRLEEQKAKHQGGNKWIGTGGTSPFGHSGYNPEGVRIGGDSRHKRAVKVWERRDFKNLDDNIELGTRNIKVALRRLRQFARTGANEELDVDDTIRSTANNAGYLDLKMVPERHNAVKVLLFFDVGGSMDPYVQICEEMFSAARSEFKHMEYYYFHNFIYESVWHNNVRRHQERIPLTDILHKFTSDYKVIFIGDASMSPYEIVMPGGSVEHWNEESGATWFKRLTDSFDKVAWINPVPQAHWRYTQSIDITKDLLEEHMYPMTVNGLEQAMAYLSK; this is translated from the coding sequence ATGTTAATCAATTTTTTTCAAGGGCTTAAAAAGCATGAGATCCCAGTAACCATTAAAGAGTTACTGGATTTAATCTCGGCATTAGAACAGCATTTAGTGTTTGCTGATATTGATGAATTTTATTATTTAAGTCGCACTATTTTAGTCAAAGATGAAAAGTACTTTGATCGCTTTGATAGAGCCTTTTCACAATGTTTTACTGAGCTAGCGAATATTGATGACATTATTGAAGCGTTAATTCCAGAAGACTGGCTTAGAGCTGAATTAATCAAGCAGCTAAGTGAGGAAGAAAAGGCAAAAATTGACTCTTTAGGTGGCTTAGAAAAACTACTGGAAACTCTGAAAAAGCGCTTAGAGGAACAAAAAGCCAAACATCAAGGTGGCAATAAGTGGATAGGCACGGGGGGAACATCGCCTTTTGGTCATAGTGGCTATAACCCTGAAGGGGTAAGAATTGGCGGTGACAGCCGTCATAAACGTGCCGTGAAAGTATGGGAACGCCGTGATTTTAAAAACCTAGATGACAATATTGAGCTGGGTACACGTAATATTAAAGTTGCCTTGCGAAGATTGCGTCAATTTGCCCGTACTGGTGCCAATGAAGAGCTGGATGTTGATGACACCATTCGCAGTACAGCCAATAATGCCGGTTATCTTGATTTAAAAATGGTACCAGAGCGTCATAATGCCGTTAAAGTGCTGCTATTTTTTGATGTTGGTGGTTCGATGGACCCTTATGTGCAAATATGTGAGGAAATGTTCTCAGCCGCCCGCTCTGAATTTAAGCATATGGAATATTATTATTTCCATAACTTTATTTATGAGTCTGTTTGGCATAACAATGTTAGGCGTCATCAAGAGCGCATTCCTTTAACCGATATTTTGCATAAGTTTACCAGCGATTATAAGGTGATTTTTATTGGCGATGCCTCGATGTCGCCTTATGAAATTGTCATGCCTGGTGGCAGCGTTGAACATTGGAATGAAGAGTCAGGAGCTACTTGGTTTAAACGTTTAACTGATAGCTTTGATAAAGTTGCTTGGATAAACCCTGTGCCGCAAGCCCATTGGCGGTACACCCAAAGTATTGATATTACCAAAGACTTGCTTGAGGAGCATATGTATCCGATGACAGTGAATGGTTTAGAACAAGCTATGGCGTATTTGTCTAAGTAG
- a CDS encoding CobW family GTP-binding protein yields MSNEKIIAVPTNIITGFLGVGKTSAILHLLKQKPNHERWAILVNEFGEIGVDASLMQGSLADNNDVYIREVPGGCMCCASGLPMQITLNQLLTEAKPHRLLIEPTGLGHPKEVLQVLSNQYYQEVLSLEKTICLVDARNLNDQRYHQHPTFNQQLEIADIIVGSKLDLYKANEQSQLTDFIQTKALSPEKVDFIEHGQLPLAWLAGKTSFNVSNKSAHKHQPRTTSIAPTPLPKEGYIQATNQGEGFQSIGWRFAPSKQFNRKELHSFLSTIKAVRIKAVFITPEGIFAYNTLDNDLVEIELDECNESRIEIICHDIDESWQDTLLNIVISN; encoded by the coding sequence ATGAGCAATGAAAAAATTATCGCCGTACCAACCAATATTATTACCGGCTTTCTCGGCGTAGGAAAAACCTCAGCCATATTGCATTTACTTAAGCAAAAACCGAATCATGAAAGGTGGGCAATACTTGTTAATGAGTTCGGTGAAATCGGCGTAGATGCAAGCCTAATGCAAGGTAGCTTAGCTGATAATAATGACGTTTATATTCGCGAGGTGCCGGGTGGCTGTATGTGTTGTGCATCAGGTCTGCCGATGCAAATTACGCTGAATCAATTACTGACAGAAGCGAAACCGCATCGACTGCTTATTGAGCCGACAGGCTTAGGTCACCCAAAAGAAGTACTGCAAGTATTATCAAACCAATATTACCAAGAAGTCCTAAGTTTAGAGAAAACCATCTGCTTAGTTGATGCCAGAAACTTAAACGATCAGCGCTATCACCAGCACCCAACCTTTAATCAACAGTTAGAGATTGCCGATATTATCGTCGGTAGTAAGCTTGATCTATACAAAGCAAACGAGCAAAGCCAACTAACCGACTTTATTCAAACAAAAGCGCTCTCGCCTGAAAAAGTAGACTTTATCGAACACGGTCAACTGCCGCTCGCTTGGTTAGCAGGCAAAACGAGTTTCAACGTGTCAAATAAATCAGCGCACAAGCATCAGCCAAGAACAACATCAATAGCGCCAACACCACTTCCTAAAGAGGGCTATATTCAGGCGACTAATCAAGGTGAAGGTTTTCAAAGTATTGGCTGGCGCTTTGCTCCGAGTAAACAATTTAACCGCAAAGAACTACATAGCTTTTTAAGTACAATCAAAGCAGTGCGCATCAAAGCAGTTTTTATCACCCCTGAGGGCATTTTTGCCTACAACACCCTTGATAATGACCTAGTTGAAATCGAATTAGATGAATGCAATGAAAGCCGCATTGAAATTATTTGCCATGACATTGATGAAAGCTGGCAAGATACTTTACTCAACATCGTGATTAGCAATTAG
- a CDS encoding TIGR02450 family Trp-rich protein — translation MNAISPKKLLHSKWTSVHPRNKEKHFTVITVKFDHDMKVELCEIQAIFTNRIQQINWRELKNSHQWQQGWR, via the coding sequence ATGAATGCTATCTCACCTAAAAAATTACTTCATTCAAAATGGACAAGCGTTCATCCTCGCAACAAAGAAAAGCACTTTACCGTAATCACGGTAAAATTTGACCATGATATGAAGGTCGAACTATGTGAAATTCAAGCAATCTTTACCAACAGAATTCAACAAATAAACTGGCGTGAATTAAAAAATTCACACCAATGGCAGCAAGGCTGGCGCTAA
- a CDS encoding CIA30 family protein produces the protein MLTSSQSFAGDITFDAVESKHWLTVNDNVMGGISYSHFTYHQGYSTFSGYLSLENNGGFASVRRLISPDFSAASSIKLIIKGDGRRYQFRLKTHNLYEGAAYVAEFTTTPNQWQTVQFSEADFSPRYRGKALSSMPALNFSDAMQVSLLIADKKAGKFKLSIKSIQLLQSI, from the coding sequence ATGTTAACAAGTAGCCAATCTTTTGCTGGTGACATTACATTCGATGCCGTTGAAAGCAAACATTGGCTCACCGTAAATGATAATGTAATGGGCGGAATATCGTATAGCCACTTTACTTATCATCAAGGTTATAGCACTTTTTCAGGTTACCTATCGCTTGAAAACAATGGCGGTTTTGCCTCAGTTAGACGTTTAATTTCTCCTGATTTTTCTGCTGCAAGTAGCATAAAATTAATCATTAAAGGCGATGGCCGACGCTATCAATTTCGCTTAAAAACCCATAATTTATATGAAGGTGCGGCTTATGTAGCCGAATTTACAACAACACCTAACCAATGGCAGACAGTGCAATTTTCAGAAGCTGACTTTTCTCCACGTTATCGCGGTAAAGCCCTTTCCTCAATGCCTGCGCTAAACTTCTCCGATGCCATGCAAGTGAGTTTGCTGATCGCTGATAAGAAAGCAGGAAAATTTAAGCTCAGCATAAAATCAATCCAGCTTTTACAATCAATATAA
- a CDS encoding DUF1826 domain-containing protein: protein MNNLAIKDQPELTQVTASKAVFSEHASKLTDIYQDDVKLIVWQNNTPKQLTQIAQALINQRPHLKAVLTVTPENCFTQLSEYLADLEDSHELCKHISLLVDMFCTLFELKGAGLRLTALDRPMCPKFHVDKVPCRLITTFVGSATQWLSNDVIDRTKLGKASTGKTDAESGLYRDNKDIQQLNAGDIALVKGEGWINNEGAGLVHRSPELAADESRLLLTLDFID, encoded by the coding sequence ATGAATAATTTAGCCATCAAAGATCAACCTGAATTAACTCAAGTCACCGCCAGCAAGGCGGTATTTTCTGAGCATGCCAGCAAGCTAACTGACATATATCAAGACGATGTTAAGCTCATTGTTTGGCAAAACAATACACCAAAACAGTTAACGCAAATAGCGCAAGCGCTAATTAACCAACGCCCTCACCTTAAAGCGGTACTGACAGTCACGCCAGAAAATTGTTTCACTCAACTCAGCGAGTATTTAGCCGATTTAGAAGATAGTCATGAGCTATGCAAACACATTAGCTTACTGGTTGATATGTTTTGCACCTTATTTGAGCTTAAAGGCGCAGGGTTACGTTTAACGGCATTAGATAGACCTATGTGCCCTAAATTTCATGTTGATAAAGTGCCTTGTCGATTGATCACTACCTTTGTCGGTAGCGCGACACAATGGCTAAGTAATGATGTTATCGATAGAACGAAATTAGGTAAAGCAAGTACCGGCAAAACCGATGCCGAATCAGGCTTATATCGAGACAACAAGGATATCCAGCAACTCAATGCTGGCGATATTGCCTTAGTGAAAGGTGAAGGCTGGATAAATAACGAGGGTGCTGGCTTAGTGCATCGCTCCCCTGAGCTTGCCGCCGATGAGAGTCGCTTATTGCTAACACTAGATTTTATTGATTAA
- a CDS encoding AAA family ATPase, which translates to MKFKGTDKYVATDDLQMAVNASVALQRPLLIKGEPGTGKTLLAEEVAASLGMRLIQWHVKSTTKAQQGLYEYDAVSRLRDSQLGDDKVHDINNYIRQGKLWQAFQSDEQVVLLIDEVDKADIEFPNDLLVELDKMEFFVYETGETVKAKHRPIIIITSNNEKELPDAFLRRCFFHFINFPDRDTMKQIIDVHYPNIQLNLVNEALDIFFEVREINGLRKKPSTSELIDWLKLLMADDIPDEILKNRDNSKAIPPLYGALLKNEQDVHMLERLAFMHRREQR; encoded by the coding sequence ATGAAATTTAAAGGCACTGACAAATATGTCGCAACGGATGATTTACAAATGGCGGTAAATGCTTCGGTTGCCTTGCAACGACCCTTGTTGATAAAAGGTGAACCTGGTACCGGTAAAACCTTACTGGCTGAGGAGGTTGCCGCTTCTTTAGGCATGCGCTTAATTCAGTGGCATGTTAAGTCGACCACTAAGGCACAACAAGGTTTATATGAATACGATGCCGTGTCTAGACTGAGAGATTCACAACTGGGTGATGACAAGGTACATGATATTAATAACTACATCCGCCAAGGTAAGTTGTGGCAAGCATTTCAATCAGACGAGCAAGTAGTTTTACTGATAGATGAAGTTGATAAAGCTGATATTGAGTTTCCCAATGACTTATTGGTGGAGCTGGATAAGATGGAGTTCTTTGTTTATGAAACGGGTGAAACGGTAAAAGCTAAGCATAGACCTATTATTATTATTACCAGTAATAATGAAAAAGAGTTACCTGATGCTTTTTTACGCCGCTGTTTTTTCCATTTTATTAATTTTCCTGATCGCGACACCATGAAGCAGATCATTGACGTTCATTACCCGAATATTCAATTGAATTTAGTGAACGAAGCCTTAGATATTTTCTTTGAAGTGCGTGAAATAAATGGCTTACGTAAAAAGCCTTCAACCTCTGAGCTTATTGATTGGTTAAAACTGTTAATGGCGGATGATATTCCTGATGAAATTTTGAAAAACCGAGATAACTCAAAGGCCATTCCACCGCTGTATGGCGCATTATTAAAAAATGAGCAAGACGTGCATATGTTAGAGCGTTTAGCTTTTATGCATCGACGTGAGCAGCGTTAA
- a CDS encoding putative manganese transporter — protein MNTGQIEQTANAKLILKEKILLRWRYFFPVVIVALIMAPTTRSLTFSVISDAFFQVGVFVLATLSLYHLVAGYLAKKPSIPLAKQPITQVGFAAFLGAIPGCGGAIIVITQFIQGKFSFGSVVAVLTATMGDAAFLLIASKPVDGLVLIAISVTTGTITGYVIDLCFGRDYLRVEPQSNSQQHYACSSNTVEAATYLWKIILIPAMVISLLYAFQIDPNEFLALPEGTVEFFGGIFALIAIITWAKAKTNAKNQYQEFVAEQQKNCDSNWFSCAVQDTNFVLTWAVAAFVMFALLNQFSGFDLAIWFHQYASFTPFAGVLIGLLPGCGPQIIVTSLYIQGAIPFSAQLGNAISNDGDALFPAIALAPKIAIYATLFSTIPALIVAYGYFFLFEF, from the coding sequence ATGAATACAGGCCAAATCGAACAAACTGCTAATGCTAAGCTAATACTTAAAGAAAAAATATTACTGCGCTGGCGGTACTTTTTTCCTGTAGTTATTGTAGCACTCATTATGGCGCCAACAACACGCTCACTCACATTCAGCGTGATCAGTGATGCTTTTTTTCAAGTAGGTGTTTTTGTACTGGCAACGTTAAGCCTTTATCACCTAGTCGCAGGTTATTTAGCTAAAAAACCAAGTATTCCGCTAGCAAAACAGCCTATCACTCAAGTAGGCTTTGCTGCTTTTTTGGGAGCAATTCCTGGTTGTGGTGGCGCTATCATAGTCATAACACAGTTTATTCAGGGGAAATTTAGCTTTGGCTCAGTTGTTGCTGTGCTAACCGCGACCATGGGGGATGCCGCTTTCTTGCTGATTGCCAGTAAGCCAGTCGATGGCCTAGTGTTAATAGCAATCAGTGTTACCACAGGTACTATAACAGGCTATGTAATCGACCTATGCTTTGGCAGAGATTACTTACGTGTTGAACCACAATCTAACTCCCAACAACATTATGCTTGTAGCAGTAATACAGTCGAAGCAGCTACCTATCTCTGGAAGATTATATTAATACCCGCCATGGTTATTTCACTATTATATGCTTTTCAAATTGACCCTAACGAATTCCTTGCTTTACCTGAAGGTACAGTAGAGTTTTTTGGTGGCATTTTTGCCCTAATTGCCATTATTACTTGGGCTAAAGCAAAAACAAACGCTAAGAATCAATATCAAGAATTTGTTGCTGAACAGCAAAAAAACTGTGATAGCAATTGGTTTTCTTGTGCGGTGCAAGATACAAATTTTGTCTTAACGTGGGCCGTGGCAGCATTTGTTATGTTTGCGCTACTCAATCAGTTTAGTGGTTTTGATTTAGCCATATGGTTTCATCAATATGCAAGCTTCACCCCTTTTGCTGGTGTGCTAATTGGCTTACTACCGGGCTGCGGACCACAAATTATAGTTACTAGCTTATATATTCAAGGCGCAATTCCATTTTCAGCCCAATTAGGAAACGCCATTTCTAACGATGGCGATGCCTTGTTTCCGGCAATTGCCTTAGCACCAAAAATCGCTATTTATGCCACTTTATTCTCTACCATTCCGGCATTGATAGTTGCCTATGGCTACTTTTTCTTGTTTGAATTTTAA